A window of Corallococcus macrosporus DSM 14697 contains these coding sequences:
- the treS gene encoding maltose alpha-D-glucosyltransferase → MDLDPLWYKKALIYELHLRAFHDSNGDGHGDIPGLIEKLPYLQDLGVNCLWLLPHYPSPLRDDGYDIADYYGVHPDYGTLADFQRLVDEAHKRDIRIITELVVNHTSDQHPWFQEARSDPNSPKRDWYVWSDTDEQYKGARIIFLDTERSNWTWDPVAKQYFWHRFFSHQPDLNYDNPEVQEAMLDVMRFWLNMGVDGFRCDAVPYLFEREDTNCENLPETHAFLKRLRKTIDAEYQGKMLLAEANQWPADVRVYFGDGDEFHMGFHFPVMPRLFMAVRREDRTPIVEIMQQTPDIPDNCQWAIFLRNHDELTLEMVTDEDRDYMYREYATDPRMRINLGIRRRLAPLMDNGRRRIELMHSLLFTLPGTPVLYYGDEIGMGDNIYLGDRNGVRTPMQWTGDRNAGFSRADYSRLYAPVIADPVYGYQSINVEAQERVKSSLLHWVKRMIRIRQRYPVFSLGNLRFLQTDNRKVLAFIREWEGQTVLVVCNLSRFAQPAVLDMREWEGTVPVELIGETPFPRVSELPYQLSMGPYMFLWFRLDRPQQERSLE, encoded by the coding sequence ATGGACCTGGATCCCCTCTGGTACAAGAAAGCCCTTATCTACGAGCTGCACCTTCGCGCCTTCCATGACTCCAATGGCGACGGCCACGGCGACATCCCGGGCCTGATTGAAAAGCTGCCGTACCTCCAGGACCTGGGCGTCAACTGCCTCTGGCTCTTGCCCCACTACCCGTCGCCGCTGCGCGACGACGGCTACGACATCGCGGACTACTACGGCGTCCACCCGGACTACGGCACGCTCGCGGACTTCCAGCGCCTGGTGGATGAAGCGCACAAGCGCGACATCCGCATCATCACCGAGCTGGTGGTGAACCACACCAGCGACCAGCACCCCTGGTTCCAGGAGGCGCGCAGCGACCCCAACAGCCCCAAGCGCGACTGGTACGTCTGGAGCGACACCGACGAGCAGTACAAGGGCGCGCGCATCATCTTCCTGGACACGGAGCGCTCCAACTGGACGTGGGATCCGGTGGCCAAGCAGTACTTCTGGCACCGCTTCTTCAGCCACCAGCCGGACCTCAACTACGACAACCCCGAGGTGCAGGAGGCCATGCTGGACGTCATGCGCTTCTGGCTCAACATGGGCGTGGACGGGTTCCGCTGCGACGCCGTGCCCTACCTCTTCGAGCGGGAGGACACCAACTGCGAGAACCTCCCGGAGACGCACGCCTTCCTCAAGCGCCTGCGGAAGACCATCGACGCCGAATACCAGGGGAAGATGCTGCTGGCGGAGGCGAACCAGTGGCCCGCCGACGTGCGCGTGTACTTCGGCGACGGCGACGAGTTCCACATGGGCTTCCACTTCCCGGTGATGCCCCGCCTCTTCATGGCGGTGCGCCGCGAGGACCGCACGCCCATCGTGGAAATCATGCAGCAGACGCCGGACATCCCGGACAACTGCCAGTGGGCCATTTTCCTGCGCAACCATGACGAGCTGACGCTGGAGATGGTGACGGACGAGGACCGGGACTACATGTACCGGGAGTACGCCACCGACCCGCGCATGCGCATCAACCTGGGCATCCGCCGCCGCCTGGCGCCGCTGATGGACAACGGCCGCCGGCGCATCGAGCTGATGCACAGCCTGCTCTTCACCCTGCCCGGCACGCCCGTCCTCTACTACGGCGACGAGATTGGCATGGGTGACAACATCTACCTCGGCGACCGCAACGGCGTGCGCACGCCCATGCAGTGGACGGGTGACCGCAACGCGGGCTTCAGCCGCGCGGACTACTCCCGGCTGTACGCGCCCGTCATCGCCGACCCCGTGTACGGCTATCAATCCATCAACGTGGAAGCGCAGGAGCGCGTGAAGTCCAGCCTCCTGCACTGGGTGAAGCGGATGATCCGCATCCGCCAGCGCTACCCCGTCTTCTCCCTGGGCAACCTGCGCTTCCTCCAGACGGACAATCGCAAGGTGCTGGCCTTCATCCGCGAATGGGAAGGCCAGACGGTCCTCGTGGTGTGCAACCTGTCGCGCTTCGCCCAGCCCGCGGTGCTCGACATGCGTGAATGGGAGGGCACGGTGCCAGTGGAGCTGATTGGAGAAACCCCCTTCCCGCGGGTGAGTGAGCTGCCGTACCAGCTCTCCATGGGGCCCTACATGTTCCTGTGGTTCCGGCTGGACAGGCCGCAGCAGGAGAGGAGCCTCGAATGA